Proteins from a single region of Halichoerus grypus chromosome 13, mHalGry1.hap1.1, whole genome shotgun sequence:
- the PISD gene encoding phosphatidylserine decarboxylase proenzyme, mitochondrial isoform X1, protein MLGLGSVSPPAPELRPWNAGRKGWWPPWTQLPVHASAPTSNLRPVSRRDPATPGSGPPATRRPARGVVTAQELLAWGEGRKEEKQRRVCLAPPTMCQSEARRGPELRAAAKWLHFPQLALRRRLGQLSCMSRPALKLRSWPLTVLYYLLPFGALRPLSRVGWRPVSRVALYKSVPTRLLSRAWGRLNQVELPHWLRRPVYSLYIWTFGVNMKEAAVEDLHHYRNLSEFFRRKLKPQARPVCGVHSVISPSDGKILNFGQVKNCEVEQVKGVTYSLESFLGPRTSTDDLPFPPATPCGSFRNQLVTREGNELYHCVIYLAPGDYHCFHSPTDWTVSHRRHFPGSLMSVNPGMARWIKELFCHNERVVLTGDWKHGFFSLTAVGATNVGSIRIYFDRDLHTNSPRYSKGSYNDFSFVTHANKEGIPMRKGEHLGEFNLGSTIVLIFEAPKDFNFKLKAGQKIRFGEALGSL, encoded by the exons ATGCTGGGCTTGGGCTCCGTGTCCCCTCCTGCACCGGAGCTCCGG CCCTGGAACGCAGGGAGGAAGGGTTGGTGGCCCCCCTGGACACAGCTGCCTGTGCATGCTTCAG CCCCGACCTCTAACCTGCGCCCCGTGAGCCGGCGGGACCCAGCCACGCCGGGAAGCGGCCCACCAGCCACCAGGCGGCCAGCCCGAGGAGTGGTGACAGCGCAGGAGCTTCTGgcttggggggaagggaggaaggaggagaaacaaAGGCGAGTGTGCCTGGCGCCGCCCACCATGTGTCAGTCAGAGGCACGGCGAGGACCCGAGCTCCGAGCGGCGGCGAAATG GTTGCACTTCCCTCAGCTGGCCCTGAGGCGGAGGCTGGGACAGTTGAGCTGTATGTCCAGACCCGCCCTGAAACTGCGCTCCTGGCCCCTGACGGTCCTCTACTACCTCCTGCCCTTCGGTGCCCTCAGACCGCTCAGCCGGGTGGGATGGAGGCCCGTGAGCAGG GTGGCCCTGTACAAGTCGGTGCCCACGCGCCTGCTGTCGCGGGCCTGGGGCCGCCTGAACCAGGTGGAGCTGCCGCACTGGCTGCGCCGGCCGGTCTACAGCCTGTACATCTGGACGTTCGGCGTGAACATGAAGGAGGCCGCCGTGGAGGACCTGCACCACTACCGCAACCTCAGCGAGTTCTTCCGGCGCAAGCTGAAGCCGCAGGCCCGGCCCGTCTGTGGCGTGCACAGCGTG ATCAGCCCGTCGGACGGGAAGATCCTGAACTTTGGGCAGGTGAAGAACTGTGAGGTGGAGCAGGTGAAGGGGGTCACCTACTCGCTGGAGTCGTTCCTGGGTCCGCGCACTTCCACGGATGACCTGCCCTTCCCGCCAG CCACCCCCTGCGGCTCCTTCAGGAACCAGCTGGTCACTCGAGAAGGGAACGAGCTCTACCACTGTGTCATCTACCTGGCCCCCGGGGACTACCACTGCTTCCACTCCCCCACTGACTGGACCGTTTCCCACCGGCGCCATTTCCCAG GCTCCCTGATGTCCGTGAATCCCGGCATGGCCCGCTGGATCAAAGAGCTCTTCTGCCACAACGAGCGGGTGGTCCTCACTGGGGACTGGAAACACGGCTTCTTCTCGCTGACGGCCGTGGGGGCCACCAACGTGGGCTCCATACGCATCTACTTTGACCGG GACCTGCACACGAACAGCCCGCGGTACAGCAAGGGCTCCTACAATGACTTCAGCTTCGTGACACACGCCAACAAGGAGGGCATCCCCATGCGCAAGGGCGAGCACCTGGGCGAGTTCAACCTGGGCTCCACCATCGTGCTCATCTTTGAGGCCCCCAAGGACTTCAACTTCAAGCTGAAAGCGGGACAGAAGATCCGGTTTGGAGAGGCTCTGGGCTCCCTCTAG
- the PISD gene encoding phosphatidylserine decarboxylase proenzyme, mitochondrial isoform X5, protein MCQSEARRGPELRAAAKWLHFPQLALRRRLGQLSCMSRPALKLRSWPLTVLYYLLPFGALRPLSRVGWRPVSRVALYKSVPTRLLSRAWGRLNQVELPHWLRRPVYSLYIWTFGVNMKEAAVEDLHHYRNLSEFFRRKLKPQARPVCGVHSVISPSDGKILNFGQVKNCEVEQVKGVTYSLESFLGPRTSTDDLPFPPATPCGSFRNQLVTREGNELYHCVIYLAPGDYHCFHSPTDWTVSHRRHFPGSLMSVNPGMARWIKELFCHNERVVLTGDWKHGFFSLTAVGATNVGSIRIYFDRDLHTNSPRYSKGSYNDFSFVTHANKEGIPMRKGEHLGEFNLGSTIVLIFEAPKDFNFKLKAGQKIRFGEALGSL, encoded by the exons ATGTGTCAGTCAGAGGCACGGCGAGGACCCGAGCTCCGAGCGGCGGCGAAATG GTTGCACTTCCCTCAGCTGGCCCTGAGGCGGAGGCTGGGACAGTTGAGCTGTATGTCCAGACCCGCCCTGAAACTGCGCTCCTGGCCCCTGACGGTCCTCTACTACCTCCTGCCCTTCGGTGCCCTCAGACCGCTCAGCCGGGTGGGATGGAGGCCCGTGAGCAGG GTGGCCCTGTACAAGTCGGTGCCCACGCGCCTGCTGTCGCGGGCCTGGGGCCGCCTGAACCAGGTGGAGCTGCCGCACTGGCTGCGCCGGCCGGTCTACAGCCTGTACATCTGGACGTTCGGCGTGAACATGAAGGAGGCCGCCGTGGAGGACCTGCACCACTACCGCAACCTCAGCGAGTTCTTCCGGCGCAAGCTGAAGCCGCAGGCCCGGCCCGTCTGTGGCGTGCACAGCGTG ATCAGCCCGTCGGACGGGAAGATCCTGAACTTTGGGCAGGTGAAGAACTGTGAGGTGGAGCAGGTGAAGGGGGTCACCTACTCGCTGGAGTCGTTCCTGGGTCCGCGCACTTCCACGGATGACCTGCCCTTCCCGCCAG CCACCCCCTGCGGCTCCTTCAGGAACCAGCTGGTCACTCGAGAAGGGAACGAGCTCTACCACTGTGTCATCTACCTGGCCCCCGGGGACTACCACTGCTTCCACTCCCCCACTGACTGGACCGTTTCCCACCGGCGCCATTTCCCAG GCTCCCTGATGTCCGTGAATCCCGGCATGGCCCGCTGGATCAAAGAGCTCTTCTGCCACAACGAGCGGGTGGTCCTCACTGGGGACTGGAAACACGGCTTCTTCTCGCTGACGGCCGTGGGGGCCACCAACGTGGGCTCCATACGCATCTACTTTGACCGG GACCTGCACACGAACAGCCCGCGGTACAGCAAGGGCTCCTACAATGACTTCAGCTTCGTGACACACGCCAACAAGGAGGGCATCCCCATGCGCAAGGGCGAGCACCTGGGCGAGTTCAACCTGGGCTCCACCATCGTGCTCATCTTTGAGGCCCCCAAGGACTTCAACTTCAAGCTGAAAGCGGGACAGAAGATCCGGTTTGGAGAGGCTCTGGGCTCCCTCTAG
- the PISD gene encoding phosphatidylserine decarboxylase proenzyme, mitochondrial isoform X4: MRVTGSMRSTGSESWRSWGWRSHPNLLVTGRLHFPQLALRRRLGQLSCMSRPALKLRSWPLTVLYYLLPFGALRPLSRVGWRPVSRVALYKSVPTRLLSRAWGRLNQVELPHWLRRPVYSLYIWTFGVNMKEAAVEDLHHYRNLSEFFRRKLKPQARPVCGVHSVISPSDGKILNFGQVKNCEVEQVKGVTYSLESFLGPRTSTDDLPFPPATPCGSFRNQLVTREGNELYHCVIYLAPGDYHCFHSPTDWTVSHRRHFPGSLMSVNPGMARWIKELFCHNERVVLTGDWKHGFFSLTAVGATNVGSIRIYFDRDLHTNSPRYSKGSYNDFSFVTHANKEGIPMRKGEHLGEFNLGSTIVLIFEAPKDFNFKLKAGQKIRFGEALGSL, translated from the exons GTTGCACTTCCCTCAGCTGGCCCTGAGGCGGAGGCTGGGACAGTTGAGCTGTATGTCCAGACCCGCCCTGAAACTGCGCTCCTGGCCCCTGACGGTCCTCTACTACCTCCTGCCCTTCGGTGCCCTCAGACCGCTCAGCCGGGTGGGATGGAGGCCCGTGAGCAGG GTGGCCCTGTACAAGTCGGTGCCCACGCGCCTGCTGTCGCGGGCCTGGGGCCGCCTGAACCAGGTGGAGCTGCCGCACTGGCTGCGCCGGCCGGTCTACAGCCTGTACATCTGGACGTTCGGCGTGAACATGAAGGAGGCCGCCGTGGAGGACCTGCACCACTACCGCAACCTCAGCGAGTTCTTCCGGCGCAAGCTGAAGCCGCAGGCCCGGCCCGTCTGTGGCGTGCACAGCGTG ATCAGCCCGTCGGACGGGAAGATCCTGAACTTTGGGCAGGTGAAGAACTGTGAGGTGGAGCAGGTGAAGGGGGTCACCTACTCGCTGGAGTCGTTCCTGGGTCCGCGCACTTCCACGGATGACCTGCCCTTCCCGCCAG CCACCCCCTGCGGCTCCTTCAGGAACCAGCTGGTCACTCGAGAAGGGAACGAGCTCTACCACTGTGTCATCTACCTGGCCCCCGGGGACTACCACTGCTTCCACTCCCCCACTGACTGGACCGTTTCCCACCGGCGCCATTTCCCAG GCTCCCTGATGTCCGTGAATCCCGGCATGGCCCGCTGGATCAAAGAGCTCTTCTGCCACAACGAGCGGGTGGTCCTCACTGGGGACTGGAAACACGGCTTCTTCTCGCTGACGGCCGTGGGGGCCACCAACGTGGGCTCCATACGCATCTACTTTGACCGG GACCTGCACACGAACAGCCCGCGGTACAGCAAGGGCTCCTACAATGACTTCAGCTTCGTGACACACGCCAACAAGGAGGGCATCCCCATGCGCAAGGGCGAGCACCTGGGCGAGTTCAACCTGGGCTCCACCATCGTGCTCATCTTTGAGGCCCCCAAGGACTTCAACTTCAAGCTGAAAGCGGGACAGAAGATCCGGTTTGGAGAGGCTCTGGGCTCCCTCTAG